One Kitasatospora sp. MAP12-44 DNA segment encodes these proteins:
- a CDS encoding MFS transporter, with translation MSLTLKPEPTAPAPAPARVLGGRFRIFQVSVLGSGLADGIYLISIPLLALSLTGSAAVVSAVGIALRAPWLLVTLPAGVLADRYPPLTLIRCASWARLPLVAALCLLAWARLLPVWGLVAGAFLIAVCGTFVDVGAQSLVPRLVDKPLLPRANANLQTGQTMVAQFAGPALGGYLAAIAGGGIGASAVLYVATLLGLGLLQRQLTRGRTEPELPAPLEQSTTARRSFRSMGREMREGAGYFRRRLDLMGLAAVAAAGNIAFAATSTMLPLWVVAPGRLGLSRTAMGFIAGAPAIGGLLAGLIAARTLRRFGGRAVLGVCAPAAGLCFAAIAIPRPAAAFGAMACYGALSVLLNVMSMSHRQSTIPAELFGRVNAVYRWIILGVSPLGALLGGVVAECYGPAAVFICAGALSLLAGTLLPVLLFRPVPPSVPPSPAPDRASDKEFA, from the coding sequence GTGTCCCTCACGCTGAAGCCCGAGCCGACCGCCCCCGCCCCCGCCCCCGCGAGGGTGCTGGGCGGCAGGTTCAGGATCTTCCAGGTCTCCGTCCTCGGCTCGGGCCTGGCGGACGGGATCTACCTGATCTCGATCCCGCTGCTGGCGCTCTCGCTGACCGGCTCCGCGGCCGTGGTGAGCGCGGTGGGCATCGCGCTGCGCGCGCCCTGGCTGCTGGTGACCCTGCCGGCCGGCGTGCTGGCCGACCGCTACCCGCCACTGACGCTGATCCGCTGCGCCTCCTGGGCCCGGCTGCCGCTGGTGGCGGCGCTCTGCCTGCTCGCCTGGGCGAGGCTGCTGCCGGTCTGGGGGCTGGTGGCCGGTGCGTTCCTGATCGCGGTCTGCGGCACCTTCGTGGACGTCGGCGCCCAGTCGCTGGTGCCGCGCCTGGTGGACAAGCCGCTGCTCCCCCGTGCCAACGCCAACCTGCAGACCGGCCAGACCATGGTGGCCCAGTTCGCCGGACCGGCGCTCGGCGGCTACCTGGCCGCCATCGCCGGCGGCGGCATCGGCGCCTCGGCCGTCCTGTACGTCGCCACCCTGCTGGGCCTTGGACTGCTGCAGCGGCAGCTGACCCGGGGCCGGACCGAGCCCGAACTCCCGGCGCCGCTCGAGCAGTCCACCACCGCGCGGCGCTCCTTCCGGTCCATGGGCCGGGAAATGCGCGAGGGCGCCGGCTACTTCAGGCGGCGGCTCGACCTGATGGGCCTCGCGGCGGTGGCCGCCGCCGGCAACATCGCCTTCGCCGCCACCTCCACCATGCTGCCGCTCTGGGTGGTGGCCCCCGGCCGGCTCGGACTCTCCCGGACGGCCATGGGCTTCATCGCCGGCGCGCCCGCGATCGGCGGCCTGCTGGCGGGCCTGATCGCCGCGCGCACGCTGCGGCGCTTCGGCGGGCGCGCCGTACTGGGCGTCTGCGCACCCGCCGCCGGGCTCTGCTTCGCCGCCATCGCGATCCCGCGTCCGGCGGCGGCCTTCGGTGCGATGGCCTGCTACGGCGCGCTCAGCGTGCTGCTGAACGTGATGAGCATGTCGCATCGCCAATCGACCATCCCCGCCGAGCTGTTCGGGCGGGTCAACGCCGTCTACCGCTGGATCATCCTGGGCGTCTCGCCGCTCGGCGCGCTGCTCGGCGGCGTGGTCGCCGAGTGCTACGGCCCGGCGGCGGTGTTCATCTGCGCGGGCGCGCTCTCGCTGCTGGCCGGCACGCTGCTGCCCGTCCTGCTCTTCCGTCCCGTTCCGCCCTCCGTTCCGCCCTCCCCCGCCCCCGACCGGGCGTCTGACAAGGAGTTCGCATGA
- a CDS encoding aminotransferase class I/II-fold pyridoxal phosphate-dependent enzyme has product MKETELDSTLDSAVYPMRRWVFEDAAGRYDIDLGDSHVDCGSVGDFTLPTELVLDYGHDRGGAELRSLVADLYGTAEPRVGITHGAQEALYLLYRTLLRPGDHVVVFAPGWQQAWNVPTEIGCRVDIVGMLPSGRPDVAEALRRIGPDTRAVVLNSPCNPTGRRIADADADALVSALREHGGYLLLDEEYVADLRAHSLVGRYQRAVSVSSLSKVYGLPGLRLGWMSGPPEVIDAAMEYKHLTSIANSVLLEQLAAQALRRRTHYLHRYTELTTAGLELLADWAARHAGQVRLLTPEGTPYAWLELTGGRSALDLCREVLRRERVLLMPAEVFGAEGGVRITFAREESVLREGLRRISAVLDSGGAE; this is encoded by the coding sequence ATGAAGGAGACCGAGTTGGACAGCACCTTGGACAGCGCCGTGTACCCGATGCGCCGTTGGGTCTTCGAGGACGCCGCCGGACGCTACGACATCGACCTCGGCGACAGCCATGTCGACTGCGGCTCGGTGGGCGACTTCACCCTGCCCACCGAGCTGGTCCTCGACTACGGCCACGACCGGGGCGGCGCCGAACTTCGCTCCCTGGTCGCCGACTTGTACGGCACGGCGGAGCCCAGGGTCGGCATCACGCACGGCGCGCAGGAGGCCCTCTACCTGCTGTACCGCACGCTGCTGCGCCCCGGCGACCACGTGGTGGTGTTCGCCCCCGGGTGGCAGCAGGCCTGGAACGTCCCCACCGAGATCGGCTGCCGGGTGGACATCGTCGGGATGCTGCCCTCGGGCCGCCCGGACGTCGCCGAGGCGCTGCGCAGGATCGGCCCGGACACCAGGGCCGTCGTGCTCAACTCCCCCTGCAACCCGACCGGTCGGCGGATCGCCGACGCAGACGCCGACGCGCTGGTGAGCGCGCTGCGCGAGCACGGCGGCTACCTGCTGCTCGACGAGGAGTACGTCGCCGACCTGCGCGCGCACTCGCTGGTCGGCCGCTACCAGCGGGCCGTCTCGGTCTCCAGCCTCTCCAAGGTCTACGGCCTGCCCGGCCTGCGGCTCGGCTGGATGAGCGGCCCGCCCGAGGTGATCGACGCGGCGATGGAGTACAAGCACCTCACCAGCATCGCCAACTCCGTGCTGCTGGAGCAGTTGGCCGCCCAGGCACTGCGGCGGCGCACGCACTACTTGCACCGCTACACCGAACTGACCACCGCCGGGCTTGAGTTGCTGGCCGACTGGGCGGCTCGGCACGCCGGCCAGGTGCGGCTGCTCACCCCGGAGGGCACCCCGTACGCCTGGCTGGAGCTCACCGGCGGCCGGTCGGCGCTCGACCTGTGCCGGGAAGTGCTGCGGCGCGAGCGCGTGCTGCTGATGCCCGCCGAGGTCTTCGGGGCCGAGGGCGGCGTGAGGATCACCTTCGCCCGCGAGGAGTCCGTCCTGCGCGAGGGGCTGCGCCGGATCAGCGCGGTACTCGACAGTGGCGGCGCCGAGTGA
- the dapF gene encoding diaminopimelate epimerase, which produces MPQLATPAVDFAFDFAKYQALGNDYVVIDPERTAFEPTPERVRLVCDRHFGLGADGVLFGPLPAEDGSDSGFRLEIYNSDGTPCEKSGNGLRIFAQYLRDQGRTQDEEFVLHSAGGPSTVRIVDAAAGTVRVDLGRADLDSAAVGAGGPRRELLREPLEALGSSWTATCLHLGNPHCVIPLTKDQVTEELARRLGPALRDHRLFPQRINVQLMEVLDRSTIRIEIFERGAGYTLASGSSGCAAAVAAHALGLTGPEVTVRMPGGTVRVEIAPDGRVALTGEIRPVLHGSWAEPLRRRLTG; this is translated from the coding sequence GTGCCCCAACTCGCCACACCAGCAGTCGACTTCGCCTTTGATTTCGCCAAATATCAGGCACTCGGCAACGACTACGTCGTGATCGACCCCGAGCGCACCGCCTTCGAGCCCACCCCTGAGCGCGTCCGACTGGTCTGCGACCGGCACTTCGGCCTCGGCGCCGACGGCGTGCTGTTCGGCCCGCTGCCCGCGGAGGACGGCTCCGACTCCGGCTTTCGGCTGGAGATCTACAACTCCGACGGCACTCCGTGCGAGAAGAGCGGCAATGGGCTGCGGATCTTCGCGCAGTACCTGCGCGACCAAGGCCGCACCCAGGACGAGGAGTTCGTGCTGCACTCCGCGGGCGGACCCTCCACGGTGCGGATCGTCGACGCGGCGGCCGGCACCGTCCGGGTCGACCTCGGTCGGGCCGACCTGGACAGCGCCGCCGTGGGCGCCGGCGGCCCCCGCCGGGAGCTGCTGCGCGAGCCGCTGGAGGCGCTCGGCAGCAGCTGGACCGCGACCTGCCTGCACCTCGGAAACCCGCACTGCGTCATCCCGCTGACGAAGGATCAGGTCACGGAGGAGCTGGCCCGGCGACTGGGCCCGGCGCTGCGCGACCACCGGCTCTTCCCGCAGCGGATCAACGTCCAGCTGATGGAGGTGCTGGACCGCTCCACCATCCGGATCGAGATCTTCGAGCGCGGCGCCGGCTACACCCTGGCCTCGGGCAGCAGCGGCTGCGCGGCGGCGGTCGCCGCGCACGCCCTGGGGCTCACCGGCCCCGAGGTCACCGTCCGGATGCCCGGCGGCACGGTCCGGGTCGAGATCGCACCGGACGGCCGGGTCGCCCTCACCGGGGAGATCCGCCCTGTCCTGCACGGGAGTTGGGCCGAGCCGCTGCGGCGGAGGCTGACCGGATGA
- a CDS encoding iron-containing redox enzyme family protein, with protein MSEILHDNWHALLTDGPSAVLRQLAGCSAEALATATEDYHFRGELAAVFRELAKQAYQDGNNPAALAELHRCLELVYDRDFSGVAITEVDHELQPILRDMAAVLENAMLAYERGRIAEESISGYPVTGPEYVRWLKAAVSDHPAGRHPLYHEHLAEHGSQEDLRLLLAQETNLDPRFDDILAAMQTGRSGREKMEIAANYWDEMGNGDLTQVHTVLFSQALSAIGADAEFIRESFLLEAGVSGNLSACLALSRRHYYKAVGYFGVTEYLAPRRFRCVVDAWRRHDLDEVGIVYHDLHIGVDAGHAAGWFKNVVGPLVESDPRIGRDIALGAMIRLNTSKDYLDALLTRMQASRPTAEPATA; from the coding sequence ATGTCCGAGATTCTGCACGACAACTGGCACGCCCTGCTCACCGACGGCCCGTCGGCGGTGCTCCGGCAGCTGGCCGGCTGCTCGGCCGAGGCCCTCGCCACGGCCACCGAGGACTACCACTTCCGCGGCGAACTGGCAGCCGTGTTCCGCGAGTTGGCCAAGCAGGCCTACCAGGACGGAAACAATCCCGCGGCGCTCGCCGAGCTGCACCGATGTCTGGAGTTGGTCTACGACCGGGACTTCTCCGGTGTCGCCATCACCGAGGTCGACCACGAACTCCAGCCCATCCTGCGGGACATGGCGGCCGTCCTGGAGAACGCCATGCTCGCCTACGAGCGGGGGCGCATAGCGGAGGAGAGCATCTCCGGCTACCCGGTGACCGGGCCGGAGTACGTGCGCTGGCTCAAGGCCGCGGTGAGCGACCACCCGGCGGGCCGGCATCCGCTCTACCACGAGCACCTCGCCGAGCACGGCAGCCAAGAGGATCTGCGGCTGCTGCTCGCCCAGGAGACCAACCTCGACCCGCGCTTCGACGACATCCTCGCCGCCATGCAGACCGGCCGCAGCGGCCGGGAGAAGATGGAGATCGCCGCCAACTACTGGGACGAGATGGGCAACGGCGACCTGACGCAGGTGCACACCGTGCTCTTCTCGCAGGCCCTGAGCGCGATCGGTGCCGACGCCGAGTTCATCCGCGAGAGCTTCCTGCTGGAGGCCGGCGTCTCCGGCAACCTGTCCGCCTGCCTCGCCCTGTCGCGCCGTCACTACTACAAGGCGGTCGGCTACTTCGGGGTGACGGAGTACCTGGCGCCGCGCCGGTTCCGCTGCGTGGTCGACGCCTGGCGGCGCCACGACCTCGACGAGGTCGGGATCGTCTACCACGACCTGCACATCGGCGTGGACGCGGGCCACGCCGCGGGCTGGTTCAAGAACGTGGTGGGCCCGCTGGTGGAGAGCGACCCGCGGATCGGCCGCGACATCGCGCTGGGCGCGATGATCCGGCTGAACACCTCCAAGGACTACCTGGACGCGCTCCTGACGCGTATGCAGGCCAGCCGCCCGACGGCGGAACCCGCCACCGCCTGA
- a CDS encoding 2OG-Fe dioxygenase family protein, with amino-acid sequence MSLDTTGFTLIDLPEASAELLASYDELPVDEFMGHGTRFKKFAQYRLSATDGGGWNFDRLPHRDYTAFKAFNPVGGGMRRSYEPVEADFTPLIAVGLAELELDRSEDWQINLHQNRTRAQAGRPGPLTPEGVHHDGHEFVMIGVLRRENVGGGETRLWHPGAEQPFWNGTLEPGTAVLLDDRALAHDVTDVLSADGNPGHRDIFIVAFSRWSEKWYGDEHDAAALADDAK; translated from the coding sequence GTGTCACTCGACACCACTGGATTCACTCTGATCGACCTGCCCGAGGCCTCGGCCGAGCTGCTGGCCAGTTACGACGAACTGCCGGTCGACGAGTTCATGGGCCACGGCACCCGGTTCAAGAAGTTCGCCCAGTACCGCCTCTCGGCAACCGACGGCGGCGGCTGGAACTTCGACCGGCTGCCGCACCGGGACTACACCGCGTTCAAGGCGTTCAACCCGGTCGGCGGTGGCATGCGCCGCAGCTACGAGCCCGTCGAGGCGGACTTCACCCCGCTGATCGCGGTCGGACTGGCCGAGTTGGAGCTCGACCGGAGCGAGGACTGGCAGATCAACCTGCACCAGAACCGCACCAGGGCGCAGGCCGGCCGGCCCGGGCCGCTGACCCCGGAGGGCGTCCACCACGACGGCCACGAGTTCGTGATGATCGGCGTGCTGCGGCGCGAGAACGTCGGCGGCGGGGAGACCCGGCTCTGGCACCCCGGTGCCGAACAGCCTTTCTGGAACGGCACGTTGGAGCCCGGCACCGCCGTGCTGCTGGACGACCGAGCACTCGCCCACGACGTCACCGACGTGCTGTCGGCAGACGGGAACCCCGGTCACCGGGACATCTTCATCGTCGCCTTCTCGCGCTGGAGCGAGAAGTGGTACGGCGACGAGCACGACGCGGCCGCCCTCGCCGACGACGCGAAGTAA
- the ahcY gene encoding adenosylhomocysteinase, translated as MHDFKVADLSLAAFGRKEIQLAEHEMPGLMALRREYAEQQPLAGKKIAGSLHMTIQTAVLIETLVALGADVRWVSCNIFSTQDHAAAAVVVGPEGTVENPQGCSVYAWKGETLEDYWWCTEQLLTWPDGSGPDSIVDDGGDVTLLVHLGVEFEAAGQVPAVGPEDSEEYQIMLAVLRRSVSEQPAKYTEMAKSIIGVTEETTNGVRRLYKLAKDEVLLFPGINVNDSVTKSKFDNKYGIRHSLIDGINRGTDVMIAGKLAVILGYGDVGKGAAESLRGQGARVVVTEIDPICALQAAMDGLKVVTLEQVVSEGDIFITTTGNKDIIMVDDMAKMKHHAIVGNVGHFDNEIDMAGLAKVPGIEKTEIKPQVHSWKFPDGKALIVLSEGRLLNLGNATGHPSFVMSSSFSNQTIAQIELHTKPGAYERQVYILPKHLDEKVARLHLDAVGATLTVLSKEQADYIDVDVNGPYKTDHYRY; from the coding sequence GTGCATGACTTCAAGGTCGCGGATCTCTCGCTCGCAGCGTTCGGCCGCAAGGAGATCCAGCTCGCCGAACACGAGATGCCCGGCCTGATGGCACTGCGCCGTGAGTACGCCGAGCAGCAGCCGCTCGCCGGCAAGAAGATCGCCGGCTCGCTGCACATGACCATTCAGACCGCCGTGCTCATCGAGACGCTGGTGGCACTGGGCGCGGATGTCCGCTGGGTCTCCTGCAACATCTTCTCCACCCAGGACCACGCCGCCGCGGCCGTCGTGGTGGGCCCCGAGGGCACCGTCGAGAACCCGCAGGGCTGCTCGGTCTACGCCTGGAAGGGCGAGACGCTCGAGGACTACTGGTGGTGCACCGAGCAGCTGCTCACCTGGCCGGACGGTTCGGGCCCCGACTCGATCGTCGACGACGGCGGCGACGTCACGCTGCTCGTGCACCTCGGTGTCGAGTTCGAGGCCGCCGGCCAGGTCCCGGCCGTGGGCCCGGAGGACTCCGAGGAGTACCAGATCATGCTCGCCGTGCTGCGCCGCTCGGTCAGCGAGCAGCCCGCGAAGTACACCGAGATGGCCAAGTCCATCATCGGTGTCACCGAGGAGACCACCAACGGTGTCCGCCGGCTCTACAAGCTGGCCAAGGACGAGGTGCTGCTCTTCCCCGGCATCAACGTCAACGACTCGGTCACCAAGAGCAAGTTCGACAACAAGTACGGCATCCGCCACTCGCTGATCGACGGCATCAACCGCGGCACCGACGTGATGATCGCCGGCAAGCTGGCCGTCATCCTCGGCTACGGCGACGTCGGCAAGGGTGCGGCCGAGTCACTGCGCGGCCAGGGCGCCCGCGTCGTGGTGACCGAGATCGACCCGATCTGCGCACTGCAGGCGGCGATGGACGGTCTGAAGGTCGTCACCCTGGAGCAGGTTGTCAGCGAGGGTGACATCTTCATCACCACGACCGGCAACAAGGACATCATCATGGTCGACGACATGGCCAAGATGAAGCACCACGCCATCGTGGGCAACGTCGGCCACTTCGACAACGAGATCGACATGGCCGGCCTGGCCAAGGTCCCGGGCATCGAGAAGACCGAGATCAAGCCGCAGGTCCACAGCTGGAAGTTCCCGGACGGCAAGGCGCTGATCGTCCTCAGCGAGGGCCGGCTGCTGAACCTGGGCAACGCCACCGGGCACCCCAGCTTCGTGATGTCCTCCTCGTTCTCGAACCAGACGATCGCCCAGATCGAGCTGCACACCAAGCCGGGCGCGTACGAGCGCCAGGTCTACATCCTGCCCAAGCACCTGGACGAGAAGGTCGCGCGGCTGCACCTGGACGCGGTCGGCGCGACGCTGACCGTGCTCTCCAAGGAGCAGGCCGACTACATCGACGTGGACGTGAACGGCCCGTACAAGACGGACCACTACCGCTACTGA
- a CDS encoding aspartate-semialdehyde dehydrogenase, whose amino-acid sequence MRIGVVGATGLVGTVIRTLLEERKFPVAGIRYFASARSAGSVLPWKGTEVVVEDASTADPSGLDIVIFSAGGATSRALAPRFTAAGATVIDNSSTFRLDEDVPLVVSEVNPQAVAQAARGIIANPNCTTMAAMPVLKPLHEAAGLVRLRVSSYQAVSGGGVAGLAELDGQSGQAAGRGAELAMDGTAVDFSEPVKFPRTIAFNVVPFAGSLVEDGSLETDEEQKLRNESRKILDIPDLKVSCTCVRVPVFTGHSLSVHAEFAEPISVEQATELLRGAPGVELSEIPTPLQAAGRDPSYVGRIRQDQSVDDGRGLVLFISNDNLRKGAALNTVQIAEVIAAAR is encoded by the coding sequence CTGCGGATCGGCGTCGTCGGCGCCACCGGGTTGGTCGGCACCGTCATCCGCACCCTGCTGGAGGAGCGGAAGTTCCCGGTGGCCGGGATCCGGTACTTCGCCTCGGCCCGTTCGGCCGGCAGCGTGCTCCCCTGGAAGGGCACGGAGGTGGTCGTCGAGGACGCCTCGACCGCCGATCCGAGCGGTCTTGACATCGTCATCTTCTCGGCCGGTGGCGCCACTTCCAGGGCGCTCGCACCGCGGTTCACCGCCGCGGGCGCCACGGTGATCGACAACTCCTCGACCTTCCGGCTGGACGAGGACGTGCCGCTGGTGGTCAGCGAGGTGAACCCGCAGGCCGTCGCCCAGGCCGCCCGGGGGATCATCGCCAACCCCAACTGCACCACCATGGCGGCGATGCCCGTCCTGAAGCCGCTGCACGAGGCGGCCGGGCTGGTGCGGCTGCGGGTGAGCAGCTACCAGGCCGTGTCCGGCGGCGGCGTGGCCGGCCTCGCGGAGCTCGACGGGCAGAGCGGCCAGGCGGCCGGTCGGGGCGCCGAACTCGCCATGGACGGGACGGCGGTGGACTTCTCCGAGCCGGTGAAGTTCCCCCGCACGATCGCGTTCAACGTCGTGCCGTTCGCGGGCTCGCTGGTCGAGGACGGCTCGTTGGAGACGGACGAGGAGCAGAAGCTCCGCAACGAGAGCCGCAAGATCCTCGACATTCCCGACCTGAAGGTGTCCTGCACCTGCGTGCGGGTGCCGGTCTTCACCGGCCATTCGCTCTCGGTGCACGCCGAGTTCGCCGAGCCGATCTCGGTCGAGCAGGCCACCGAACTCCTGCGCGGGGCGCCCGGGGTGGAGCTCAGCGAGATCCCCACGCCGCTGCAGGCGGCCGGCCGGGACCCGAGCTACGTCGGTCGGATCCGGCAGGACCAGAGTGTCGACGACGGGCGCGGCCTGGTGCTCTTCATCAGCAATGACAATCTGCGCAAGGGCGCCGCACTGAACACGGTGCAGATCGCGGAAGTGATCGCCGCCGCGCGCTAA
- a CDS encoding methylaspartate mutase, which translates to MLNLEVLPDLDESIGYTRSLGKPTVAQLLGQAQGTGRPLVQPRCGVGDHAAMRELLIGLERQAAPDVLTTTIDSHTRLLQFASVRRALNADPGKLNGYPLVTHGWERGRELNEATSAPLQVRHGSPDGRLLFDTAVAAGFTSYEGGGIGYNVPYCKEVPITESLRTWQEVDRKAGEVTAAGLTIDRELFGTLTAVLMPPSICIATTLLEAVLAVAEGVRCVSVSYPQGGHLWQDLAALRAIPRLASRYFDTSDGPSGVRVHTVLHQFMGVFPQEREQAAELITYGGLTAALGGVAKVVTKSPAEARGIPSQAENSEGMRLTRLGFDAAAGFRIDEERVAAEVELIEREVRELIDPVLERTDLVRAIGEAFEEGRLDVPFAASRFVRSEVVPCRDPEGAIRFAGFGSLPFGAGTRRRNDECLRSLASAASTLDSLVRDVNFMAEEQTHGPRHWLAAGSS; encoded by the coding sequence ATGCTGAACCTGGAGGTACTGCCCGACCTGGACGAGTCGATCGGCTACACCAGGTCGCTCGGCAAGCCGACCGTCGCGCAGCTGCTCGGCCAGGCCCAGGGCACCGGACGGCCGCTTGTGCAGCCCCGCTGCGGCGTGGGTGACCACGCCGCCATGCGGGAACTGCTGATCGGCCTTGAGCGGCAGGCCGCTCCGGACGTCCTCACCACCACCATCGACTCGCACACCCGGCTGCTCCAGTTCGCCAGTGTCCGGCGGGCGTTGAACGCCGACCCGGGCAAGCTGAACGGGTACCCGCTGGTCACCCACGGCTGGGAGCGGGGGCGGGAGCTGAACGAGGCGACCTCGGCCCCGCTCCAGGTCCGGCACGGCTCACCGGACGGGCGGCTGCTCTTCGACACCGCCGTGGCGGCCGGTTTCACCTCCTACGAGGGCGGCGGCATCGGCTACAACGTGCCGTACTGCAAGGAGGTGCCGATCACCGAGTCGCTGCGGACCTGGCAGGAGGTGGACCGCAAGGCCGGGGAGGTGACGGCCGCCGGCCTGACGATCGACCGGGAGCTCTTCGGCACGCTCACCGCGGTGCTGATGCCGCCGTCGATCTGCATCGCCACCACGCTCCTCGAGGCGGTGCTGGCGGTGGCCGAGGGCGTGCGGTGCGTCTCGGTCTCCTACCCGCAGGGTGGCCATCTCTGGCAGGACCTGGCCGCGCTGCGGGCCATCCCCCGGCTGGCGAGCCGTTACTTCGACACCTCCGACGGCCCGTCGGGCGTCCGGGTCCACACGGTGCTGCACCAGTTCATGGGCGTGTTCCCGCAGGAACGCGAGCAGGCCGCGGAGCTGATCACGTACGGCGGTCTGACCGCCGCGCTCGGCGGGGTCGCCAAGGTGGTGACCAAGTCGCCGGCCGAGGCCCGGGGTATCCCCAGCCAGGCGGAGAACAGCGAGGGGATGCGGCTCACCAGGCTCGGCTTCGACGCGGCCGCCGGCTTCCGGATCGACGAGGAGCGGGTGGCGGCCGAGGTGGAGCTGATCGAGCGCGAGGTACGGGAGTTGATCGATCCGGTGCTGGAGCGCACCGATCTGGTGCGGGCGATCGGCGAGGCCTTCGAGGAGGGCCGGCTCGACGTGCCGTTCGCGGCCAGCCGGTTCGTCCGGTCCGAGGTTGTGCCCTGCCGTGACCCGGAGGGAGCCATCCGCTTCGCGGGGTTCGGCAGCCTCCCGTTCGGGGCAGGTACCCGGCGTCGCAACGACGAGTGCCTGCGGTCGTTGGCCAGCGCCGCCAGCACGCTCGACTCTCTCGTCAGAGACGTCAACTTCATGGCCGAGGAGCAGACGCACGGCCCGCGGCACTGGCTGGCAGCCGGTTCGTCCTGA
- a CDS encoding fatty acid desaturase: MTATTEQTLPSRTTTSSNTVTSVEESTAIRASFERFPGWTQHLWTWITGKALPGQQPLVKLNTTTYLIADMVALAAGIGSAWWIVDQGVTLALLLLPLSWVLTVSAARVCSTVIAHHCMHTRFSGTIKYDREMAQVLSTIVCTEDADQYYEDHINLHHRKETFATIADPTIQHLLKLGFRPGMSVPTLWRKLAITVVSPMFHAEFLATRLAQNLWRSATYRRAMSAVYLGTVLGLVAWQGAWVPFVLAVLVPLIPLYQIVALLEFLSEHAWFKSKDESLGGRAFHVSHSWGRFNGDALPAKGLGLLGSLGAWSRWTLRLAFYHLPSRILVVPGDLSQHDFHHRKPSTFEWVRAGYARQQDIDAGHPNWPAYTDVWGLGVAINRVFTILSEEELSSWELVRAEGELVAAE, encoded by the coding sequence ATGACAGCCACGACTGAGCAGACTCTCCCCTCCCGCACCACCACTTCCTCCAACACGGTGACCTCGGTGGAGGAGTCCACCGCGATCCGGGCGTCGTTCGAGCGCTTCCCCGGCTGGACCCAGCACCTGTGGACCTGGATCACCGGCAAGGCCCTGCCCGGCCAGCAGCCCCTGGTGAAGCTGAACACGACCACGTACCTGATCGCCGACATGGTGGCGCTCGCCGCCGGCATCGGCTCGGCCTGGTGGATCGTCGACCAGGGGGTGACCCTCGCCCTGCTGCTGCTCCCGCTCAGCTGGGTGCTGACGGTCTCGGCCGCCCGGGTCTGCTCCACGGTGATCGCCCACCACTGCATGCACACCCGCTTCTCCGGGACCATCAAGTACGACCGGGAGATGGCCCAGGTCCTGTCGACCATCGTGTGCACGGAGGACGCGGACCAGTACTACGAGGACCACATCAACCTGCACCACCGCAAGGAGACCTTCGCGACCATCGCGGACCCGACCATCCAGCACCTGCTCAAGCTGGGGTTCCGCCCCGGCATGTCGGTGCCGACGCTGTGGCGCAAGCTCGCCATCACGGTGGTCTCCCCGATGTTCCACGCGGAGTTCCTGGCCACCCGGCTCGCCCAGAACCTGTGGCGCTCGGCGACCTACCGCCGGGCCATGTCGGCGGTCTACCTCGGCACGGTGCTGGGCCTGGTGGCCTGGCAGGGCGCCTGGGTGCCGTTCGTGCTCGCCGTGCTCGTCCCGCTGATCCCGCTGTACCAGATCGTCGCGCTGCTCGAATTCCTCAGCGAGCACGCCTGGTTCAAGTCCAAGGACGAGAGCCTCGGCGGCCGGGCCTTCCATGTCTCGCACTCCTGGGGCCGGTTCAACGGCGACGCGCTGCCGGCCAAGGGCCTCGGCCTGCTCGGCTCGCTCGGCGCCTGGAGCCGCTGGACCCTGCGGCTGGCCTTCTACCACCTGCCCTCGCGCATCCTGGTCGTCCCGGGAGACCTCTCCCAGCACGACTTCCACCACCGCAAGCCCTCCACCTTCGAGTGGGTCCGGGCCGGCTACGCCCGTCAGCAGGACATCGACGCCGGACACCCCAACTGGCCCGCGTACACCGATGTCTGGGGCCTGGGCGTGGCGATCAACCGGGTCTTCACGATCCTCAGCGAAGAGGAGCTCTCCTCCTGGGAGCTGGTCAGGGCCGAGGGAGAGCTGGTGGCAGCCGAGTGA